GCGGTTGGTGCAGGTACGTTCGTTAGATTCTATGTATACATTAAACCGACTGCGATAGCAGGCGATTCCATCGCAATCACTCCGTTTGACGAGCAGTTCAGCGGCGGGCGAATGAACGAGTATTTCGACCCGGATGGCGTCGACAGCAGATACCCGTTTAAGATACGGGGATGGGTCCATGTCAGCGGCACACCGCCAGAACCGGATCATAACGAGCCACCTTTCTTCACGCAGCCATCGTCTACTGTGTTCACGGTGGAACAAGGCAATCAAGTGCAATTTGTGGTTGGTGCCGCTGATCCCAATACAGGGCAGAGGCTGGAACTGAGCATGGTCAGTGGCCCATCCGGTTCCACATTCTCCGATGCCATTGGCTTCGGAAGTGTGTCGAGTTCCTTCAGTTGGACGCCAAATATCTCTCAGGCCGGCTCATTCAATGCCTCTTTCAGAGTGGAGGATGATTCTGCTGCGGTCGCCAATTTCAGTGTGGTGATCAACGTTACTGCTCCCGAAATCGAAGAAGATTTGCTCTATACCACATCTCAGGAAGCGCATCATCTTGTTAGGGGTGGCATTCCGGGTGTGAACGATGTCAGTGTTCCGGTCAACCTGAGTGACCTCAATGTTCTTTACGGAATTCAATTCGATCTCACGTATGATTATTCCGTGATGTCGATGGATTCGATCACGCCGACAGATCGGCTTTCCGGATTCGAGACGTATACCGAGGTGATTGGGCCGGGAGTCACGAGGCTTCTAACCTTTCATCTCGACGGTGACAGGATTGCAGCCTCAGTTACATCGAACGCGATCTTCTATTGCTGGTTCACGATGAAATCTACAGCTTCACCAGGGTACTACCGTTTCAAACTTAGCAATGGTGTTGCTGCAGTAAGTCCCGACCCGGAACAGGGCTCGGTGGCCATCCTCGTGGATACGCTCGGCACAATTGCCGTCGACGCTCTCGGTGATGTGAATCTCGACAGGAAAGTCGATGTGGCTGACCTCGTTTCAGTGGTCGCATACATCATTGGAAATTCCTCTCTGTCAACCAGGAATCACCGGGCGGGCGACATAAATGCCGATAGCTATGTAAACGTGGTCGATCTCGTGGGAATCATAAACATGATCTTCACGAATGTCAGCCCGTCTCCAGTGCCGAAAGCCATGTTTGCAGGCGGGTCGGCAGAACTCGACATCGTCATGATGGCAGAGAATTCACGTGGTGATCGCACCCTTGCACTGAGAGGGGATCTACCAACTGAAGTTGCGGGAATGCAGTTCGATCTGAAATTCGATCCCGAGCTTGTCGAGCTGGGTCAGCCCGAACGGACAGAATTGACCACAGGTCTCGATCTGTTAGTGAAAGATCAGGGTAACGGCCGACTCCGCGTACTTATGTACGTCGACCCGAACGACCTGAAGGACGTCGTAGAATCGGGAGTAGGCGATTTGCTTACTGTGCCGATATACAGCATTGGTGATTATGCAGTCTCAGATGACGCGGTTACTATCGAGGGAAGCGTTTTGTCCGACCCATCAGCGCAGGAGATTCCTGTGTCGAGAAAGACCGGACAGCTTCCGCAAACATTCAGCCTGGAACAGAACTATCCTAATCCATTCAACCCGGAAACTCACATCAGCTTTTCGATTGATGGACAACAGGTGCAGAGCGTACGATTGGATGTCTATAACATTCTGGGTCAGAAGGTCACAACACTGCTTGATGACAATCTGGCGCCCGGGAGTTACCAGGTCACGTGGGACGGCACAAGTTCTTGCGGGGAAAAACAGGCATCCGGAGTCTACTTCTATAACATCGTGGTAGGTGAGAGCCGCGAGACGAAGAAGATGGTGCTCGCAAAGTAATAATCGATCTGCGCTCTGCCTGAATACAGGCAGAGCGCGTTCGAGTTGGAACACCTGAACTGAAATGAATCTTATGAATTACATATTGCGCACGGAATGCACGATCACAACTCGGTCACGCGGATTCCGCGTCGACCACTGGACTAAGCATCCAGAGTCGACAACGGAACCATTTAGCAGCCGATTCTTTGATATCTTACCTCTGAAAGGATATTGCAATGGCACCTGGTGATACAAGACGAAGGTGGAATCCATGGCCGAGTGTTCGGTTCAAGGCTTGCGCTCCAGCTCTGGTTGGTCTGCTGTTGATGATGTTTCCCATAACAGCAGTAGCCCAGAATCAGGCTCCGGTATTGACTCCCATTGGTGCGAAAGCAGTAGATGAGGGCGTTAACCTGAACTTCGGTATATCGGCCTCTGATGCTGATGGAACTATTCCGACGCTGACTGCCGAGGATGTTCCTCTCAACGCTACGTTTGTAGATAATGCCAATGGCACCGGCACGTTCGACTTTAATCCCGACTTCAC
This genomic interval from Candidatus Zixiibacteriota bacterium contains the following:
- a CDS encoding T9SS type A sorting domain-containing protein; this encodes MLRFKFLVVAAVILLVAGVWTAAFAQIETVGDTIRVVDAYGDPGDTIPVMLYLANTIEVGGLNFLLRFDSTHMAPAYDWASINTWGDETAPLHYDLINRGAGKFLYTNSINSIDTSSTFGHIVTGVFIGDPDLADDIAVGAGTFVRFYVYIKPTAIAGDSIAITPFDEQFSGGRMNEYFDPDGVDSRYPFKIRGWVHVSGTPPEPDHNEPPFFTQPSSTVFTVEQGNQVQFVVGAADPNTGQRLELSMVSGPSGSTFSDAIGFGSVSSSFSWTPNISQAGSFNASFRVEDDSAAVANFSVVINVTAPEIEEDLLYTTSQEAHHLVRGGIPGVNDVSVPVNLSDLNVLYGIQFDLTYDYSVMSMDSITPTDRLSGFETYTEVIGPGVTRLLTFHLDGDRIAASVTSNAIFYCWFTMKSTASPGYYRFKLSNGVAAVSPDPEQGSVAILVDTLGTIAVDALGDVNLDRKVDVADLVSVVAYIIGNSSLSTRNHRAGDINADSYVNVVDLVGIINMIFTNVSPSPVPKAMFAGGSAELDIVMMAENSRGDRTLALRGDLPTEVAGMQFDLKFDPELVELGQPERTELTTGLDLLVKDQGNGRLRVLMYVDPNDLKDVVESGVGDLLTVPIYSIGDYAVSDDAVTIEGSVLSDPSAQEIPVSRKTGQLPQTFSLEQNYPNPFNPETHISFSIDGQQVQSVRLDVYNILGQKVTTLLDDNLAPGSYQVTWDGTSSCGEKQASGVYFYNIVVGESRETKKMVLAK